One Tessaracoccus lacteus DNA window includes the following coding sequences:
- a CDS encoding DUF5709 domain-containing protein, whose translation MSEEFGDGIPEGSEQLDQLQRSDSLIDRGVDDVLDEGYIAPDNWSPAQGFGNTPEEMRQGETLEQRIRQEIPEPVPDVENWNPNNEKREVGAERAGRLMHVQGSGREDTLGVDVGISGGAASAEEAAMHIISDDQSDDDIIE comes from the coding sequence ATGAGCGAAGAATTCGGAGACGGCATCCCCGAGGGATCGGAGCAACTCGACCAGCTTCAGCGGTCTGACTCGCTGATCGACCGCGGCGTCGACGACGTGCTGGACGAGGGCTACATCGCCCCGGACAACTGGTCGCCCGCCCAGGGCTTCGGCAACACGCCTGAGGAGATGCGTCAGGGGGAGACCCTCGAGCAGCGCATCAGGCAGGAGATCCCCGAGCCCGTCCCGGATGTCGAGAACTGGAACCCCAACAACGAGAAGCGTGAGGTCGGAGCCGAGCGGGCCGGCCGGCTGATGCACGTGCAGGGGAGCGGCCGGGAGGACACGCTCGGCGTGGATGTCGGCATCAGCGGCGGCGCGGCGTCGGCCGAGGAGGCTGCGATGCACATCATCTCGGACGACCAGAGCGACGACGACATCATCGAATGA